One region of Thunnus thynnus chromosome 14, fThuThy2.1, whole genome shotgun sequence genomic DNA includes:
- the LOC137197323 gene encoding kelch-like protein 10 has product MSSVSNSVFSEVLQEGKLCDVVVSVDNVEFKAHKIILCGCSSYFRNLFCSKPSTVYSFSSVSPNIWSLILEYAYTGSLVVTEENVLELLAAANRFTIKGILKASSDFLEQKLCVKNCISTWMSADLHNCSDLSQKAYLYILHHFEEVAGFSMEFPQLSVQQLLDFIEKDELNVREESAVFEAILRWIDHAPEERRGHIALLLSKVRLLVMSTESLIDTVSKNNLVRNNRSCLAMVIHVMETLQESNMERPLTYMRLPYNMLLAIGGWAKDFPTESIEVYNVRADRWVRLTNNGESPRAFHGCVYLNGFVYCIGGFDNFDYLRSVRKLSLVTRTWQEVGPMHSIRCYVSVAVLNGCILAMGGYDRYGQLNTAERYKPDTNQWTLIAPMHDQRSNANAATLHGKIYICGGFNGEEPLSSAECYDPHSNQWTLITPMETGLNGAAVIAYKDLIYVAGGFNGSRCVNSVAAYDPLSHSWRAMAPMKNSRSNFGIAVLEDQLYVVGGFENYGPTCTVECYDGKTNRWKSVQHMNLPCSTPSCCVVERSPYFSYLE; this is encoded by the exons ATGAGCAGCGTCAGTAATTCGGTCTTCAGCGAGGTCCTACAGGAGGGAAAGCTGTGTGACGTTGTCGTCAGCGTTGATAACGTTGAGTTTAAAGCCCACAAGATCATCCTCTGCGGCTGCAGCTCGTACTTTAG AAATCTCTTCTGCAGTAAACCGTCAACGGTCTACAGTTTCTCCTCCGTGTCACCTAATATATGGAGCCTCATTCTGGAATACGCCTACACCGGCTCTCTTGTGGTGACAGAGGAGAACGTGCTAGAGCTTTTGGCGGCAGCAAACCGCTTCACAATCAAGGGCATCTTGAAGGCTAGCTCCGACTTTCTGGAGCAGAAACTTTGTGTCAAGAACTGCATCAGCACATGGATGTCAGCGGACCTCCACAACTGTTCTGACCTCAGCCAAAAGGCGTACCTCTACATCCTGCATCACTTTGAGGAGGTTGCAGGATTCTCTATGGAGTTCCCGCAGCTCTCTGTGCAACAGCTGTTGGATTTCATCGAGAAGGACGAGCTCAACGTGAGAGAGGAGAGCGCTGTGTTTGAGGCCATCCTCCGCTGGATCGATCATGCTCCTGAGGAGCGCAGAGGTCACATAGCTTTGCTGCTGAGCAAG GTCCGCCTGCTTGTAATGTCCACTGAGTCCTTGATTGACACTGTGAGCAAGAACAATCTGGTCAGAAATAATCGGTCATGTCTGGCCATGGTAATCCACGTCATGGAGACCCTGCAGGAGTCCAATATGGAGAGACCACTGACCTACATGCGTCTGCCCTATAATATGCTATTAGCTATTGGAGGTTGGGCAAAGGATTTTCCAACCGAAAGTATCGAGGTATACAACGTCCGAGCTGACCGCTGGGTGAGACTGACCAACAATGGGGAGTCTCCTCGAGCTTTCCACGGTTGCGTTTACCTAAATGGATTTGTCTATTGTATTGGAGGCTTTGACAATTTTGACTATTTAAGAAGCGTACGAAAGCTCAGCCTCGTCACCCGCACCTGGCAAGAGGTGGGACCAATGCACTCAATCCGATGCTACGTCAGCGTGGCCGTGCTGAATGGCTGCATCCTTGCCATGGGAGGTTACGACAGATACGGGCAACTCAACACTGCAGAACGATACAAACCCGACACCAACCAGTGGACTCTGATTGCACCAATGCACGACCAGAGGAGCAACGCCAATGCTGCAACACTACACGGCAAG ATATACATCTGTGGTGGTTTCAACGGGGAGGAACCTCTGTCATCTGCAGAGTGCTACGACCCTCACAGCAACCAGTGGACGCTGATCACTCCCATGGAAACCGGACTGAACGGGGCGGCCGTCATCGCCTACAAAGACCTCATCTACGTG GCTGGCGGTTTCAACGGCTCCAGGTGTGTGAACAGTGTCGCAGCCTATGACCCACTATCACACAGCTGGCGCGCAATGGCTCCCATGAAAAATTCACGCAGCAACTTTGGCATCGCCGTGTTGGAGGACCAGCTGTATGTAGTTGGAGGCTTCGAAAATTACGGCCCCACCTGCACCGTGGAGTGCTACGACGGAAAGACCAACAGGTGGAAATCTGTCCAGCACATGAATCTGCCGTGCAGCACCCCCAGCTGCTGCGTGGTGGAGCGAAGTCCATACTTCTCGTACCTGGAATAA
- the plekha3 gene encoding pleckstrin homology domain-containing family A member 3, whose amino-acid sequence MEGILYKWTNYMTGWQPRWFVLENGVISYYDSEDDVGKGSKGSIKMSVCDIKVHPTDLTRLELIIPGEQHFYVRAVNAAERQRWLVALGSSKAGTLDSHKQKGPDCLKTKMSELRLYCDLLVQQVQTIQSQNPEDTETPPTSEASLLSATCATFIRTLEECMTLANQSLTPDLRPPERMKRSISHPGTYSFDRSGVLKEYVSGGQRSSQRRNRTCSDSSVYDTERVLPGLNGDSSSIPEERGGNVSPKTTPTDTDTDLSI is encoded by the exons ATGGAGGGGATTCTGTACAAATGGACGAATTACATGACAG GCTGGCAGCCCCGCTGGTTCGTCTTAGAGAACGGAGTCATCTCGTACTATGACAGCGAGGACGACGTCGGGAAAGGAAGCAAAGGATCCATcaagatgtctgtgtgtgacatTAAAG tCCATCCGACAGATCTGACGCGTCTAGAGTTGATAATCCCCGGCGAGCAGCATTTCTACGTCCGAGCCGTGAACGCTGCGGAGAGACAGAGGTGGCTGGTGGCTCTGGGCTCATCTAAAGCAGGAACACTAGACAGTCACAAACAAAAAG GTCCAGACTGTCTGAAGACGAAGATGTCTGAACTTCGTCTGTACTGTGACCTCCTGGTCCAGCAGGTCCAAACAATCCAATCACAGAACCCCGAAGACACAGAGACCCCGCCCACATCCGAG gccTCTCTCCTCAGTGCCACCTGTGCGACCTTCATCAGGACTTTGGAGGAGTGTATGACGCTGGCCAATCAGAGTTTGACCCCTGACCTACGACCTCCTGAGAGG ATGAAGAGATCCATCAGTCACCCTGGAACATACAGCTTTGACag gTCAGGTGTGCTTAAAGAGTACGTGAGTGGAGGTCAAAGATCGTCTCAGCGCAGGAACCGGACCTGCTCAGACAGCTCAGTTTATGATACCGAAC gtgTGCTGCCGGGTCTCAACGGCGACTCGTCCTCCATCcccgaggagagaggaggcaaCGTGAGCCCGAAGACGACGCCCACCGACACAGACACCGACCTGTCCATCTGA
- the LOC137197326 gene encoding uncharacterized protein: MDQSRGLHWDSGGSTESQPVESPKQKSTSGPEFLSLARCAGCYNHQKNSKFRWGDDSESSTSDEDLEADLESEPESSCSSSSSDQVLDEIPEKPATEEPSAVSGDAAEPQSGGLDGDGQVGETSESQEDKKRTKRVIQRAPLVKSRSLPDSFTHHLTPMSLLPRPPRVVSVLNLQVLQQKPDSDTFYKLCRHLPEREEGKTEESKGGIKNPLPPQPFQQWQQGLPGQRRSETTSQQHQYQPQQLPHLHQQPPHQLSHQYQLQQQPQLFSPLLAQGQRLPPPPPPSLPVFPPPTLHSFLQAPTHLHALAPQTCWYCYRTHFPHTCLSNHGSRQLPR, encoded by the exons ATGG ACCAGTCTCGAGGACTTCACTGGGACTCTGGAGGCTCCACAGAGAGCCAGCCTGTGGAAAGTCCAAAACAAAAG TCCACATCAGGACCCGAGTTCCTCAGTCTGGCTCGCTGCGCAGGCTGCTACAACCATCAGAAGAACTCCAAGTTCCGGTGGGGGGACGACAGTGAGTCCAGCACTTCAGACGAAGACTTGGAGGCGGACTTGGAGTCAGAACCAGAGTCTAGctgcagctccagcagctctgATCAGGTTTTAGATGAAATACCCGAGAAGCCTGCAACAGAAGAGCCCTCAGCTGTGTCGGGAGACGCTGCCGAGCCGCAATCTGGAGGACTAGACGGTGACGGACAAGTGGGGGAGACATCAGAGAGTCAGGAAGATAAAAAGAGGACCAAGAGGGTGATTCAAAGAGCTCCACTTGTCAAGTCCCGCTCCTTGCCCGACTcttttactcatcacctcaccCCTATGTCCCTGCTGCCGCGCCCGCCCAGAGTCGTCTCCGTCCTCAACTTGCAGGTGCTGCAGCAGAAACCCGACAGCGACACCTTCTACAAGCTCTGCCGGCACCTgcctgagagagaggagggcaaAACAGAGGAGAGTAAAGGAGGAATCAAGAATCCGCTGCCTCCGCAGCCATTTCAGCAGTGGCAGCAGGGGTTACCGGGGCAACGGAGGTCAGAAACAACATCGCAGCAACATCAGTATCAACCACAGCAGCTGCCACACCTGCACCAACAACCACCACATCAGCTGTCACATCAATATCAGCTGCAACAACAACCTCaactcttctctcctcttttagCTCAGGGTCAAAGGTTGCCACCACCACCCCCGCCctcacttcctgtgtttccccCCCCGACACTCCACTCATTCCTGCAGGCTCCGACACATCTGCACGCACTCGCCCCGCAAACATGCTGGTACTGTTACCGTACGCACTTTCCTCACACGTGCTTGAGTAATCACGGCAGTAGACAGTTACCGCGGTGA